GCCCCTGTTCACAGTCCCTGCCTTCTAAGTTGGCAGGTAGCACATTCTCGTAGTCGTTAGAGTCTTCACTTGACTGCTCTTCTGCCTGTGCCGCTTCACTCTCCTCGCTCTGTGTAGATGGCTGGAACGCCATATAATACACGGAGGACAGGGCTCTCCAGACGGGGTCCCCATGATCCGTATTGGAAGATGTCACTTCTTCCCAAGTCTGCGGCTGGCTTCCGTTGGGATCTGCTGATGGGACATTTTCATAATCCCTGCAGCACTGAAGAGCCACGCTGGGCTGATACTCTTGAATGTCCTCTAGATCCAAAGCCGTCATATTGACGTAGTCATTTGAAGTCTGAGATGAAGcttctccatcactgagggaatcACTGCGCTTACTTCCTGGAGCCCACAGAGCAGTGTGGTCAGAGGCAGCCCCAGAGCCTGCATGCCCTGCTTCAGCAAACTCCAGCTTCTGGGCACTGGGAAGACCAAGGTGACTCTCAGGAGTGCTTTTGGGAGCAGTTAGAGCCTCACTGCTCTCCTCTGCTGTAGGGACATTGACATAATCGTTTGACTCCCTGGAAGATATGCTGGAGTTATTTCTGGAGGTTCCGACACTGTTGTAAGGTGCTGAGGGGGCAAGGTCCCCGCACATCTGGGGCACTGTGCCATTGTCATAGATGCCTACTGTGTATGCCACAGCATGAACAGAGGCTCTGTGTATCTGAAGGGAGCTGAGTGCCTGAGAGGCCtgcaaagaagaagagaaagtgacAGGATGGGACCTGAAATAGGAACACAGCCACTCTTCCTCCCTGCACTGCCTGGCATTACAATCCCTTCATCCATCCTCTAGCTTAGAGATGAGCTCCAAGCGAGGGATCCACACTGCAAGGCTTTGGGTGCCAGCTATGCTGAGGGCATGAGTGAAGGGGGCTGAGTATAAGAGAAGCAATGCTGGTCCTGTAGCTCAGTAGTCGAGTACTTGTGCAGCACATGCAAGGACCTACGTTCAGCCCTTAAGATCGCAAATGCATTCAGAAAAACAGAGGCTGAAGTGAGATGTCAAATCACAGCAGATTTTGGCTACGGTGGAGGGGGAGGAGCCAGTAGGTAAGGAGAAggacacacacaggagaaagtgCCCTTCACCAACGCACACTGGAGGGGCAATGCATGGCCTGAAGACGGAGACTCggattcagtctgagcatgcaAGTCCCAGCTTTGCCACTCTGAGTGAGTCCGAAAGTCTTCCTTTGGCACCTTCATTTCCTAGTCTGTAAACTGAAGATTGTAGCAAGGTTTATGTTATAAGGTTTTGTGAATGGTCAAAGGATTACTACACGTGAAGTGTTGAGAACAGTGTTAGCATATAGAAAATACTAACGATGAAGGATTTTGGTTTCTTGGAGTccaaaaattttaagaaagctTGTGGACTTTTAATGGGGAAaccccttccccctttttttagagacaaggtcttcctctgttgctcacACTCTTCAGGAGCTTActccgtagcccaggctggccttccgCTTATGGACAATCCAGCTTTAGCCTTTTGAGTGCTTTTCCAGTTATAAAGTTCCAAGTTCCATAACAAAATactagtttcattttatttatttattttttatttttggtttattcatttgagacagggtctcattaagtagCTTTCAATAACccggaactctctatgtagacctcaaactcacagagctccacctgactctgcttcctaagtactaggattcaaggcatgcaccacatcCCCGGTGCTATCGgttattaaatgtttaaatatacttaaaatgttttttgttgtgggacatggttttactgtgtagccctggctgtcctggaactcactctgcagacagggctggcctcaaattcagagatgccatctgcctctgcctcccaagtgttggaattaaaggtgtgtgccaccactgcccagctcaaaatGTTTTTCGATCACTGCAGAATCCAAACAGATCCACAAGTTAAAGACAGATTCCCTCAGGGACTACCCAAACTTTGGCAATGGAGTTGACTTCATCTGCCCTTTTTCGGATACTCCAGGAAGTCATAGTCAATGAATAGGAGGAAGAGGCCATACTGTAATGTGACTCCCTGGGAACCTAAACATCTGAGCAACAACAGCTTCTCCATCTGGGATGTCCCCGCTGAGCCAAGAACCATCCCTGACTCAGAGCAACTGACATCTAGCAAACATATTGACTGTGAAAACCGCCATCCTGATTTTAGAGGAGTCTCTGGACCAAACCGCCTTTGGACTTTTTAGGAGTCAACTTCAGAGCCAGATCACAAGGCATATAGAATACCAACGGTAAAC
The sequence above is a segment of the Microtus ochrogaster isolate Prairie Vole_2 chromosome 6, MicOch1.0, whole genome shotgun sequence genome. Coding sequences within it:
- the Lax1 gene encoding lymphocyte transmembrane adapter 1 — encoded protein: MYTTPAPPDVTRRNSQPSTLQRTLGGLEGKRGQTTSIFPGFLALLVILLVIMAACILWRWNKRKKREVPYFQVAPSLTLPPPRQRAKNIYDFLPHQQAQLGRHQSNGFSTESLLSRDSDSPEHEASQALSSLQIHRASVHAVAYTVGIYDNGTVPQMCGDLAPSAPYNSVGTSRNNSSISSRESNDYVNVPTAEESSEALTAPKSTPESHLGLPSAQKLEFAEAGHAGSGAASDHTALWAPGSKRSDSLSDGEASSQTSNDYVNMTALDLEDIQEYQPSVALQCCRDYENVPSADPNGSQPQTWEEVTSSNTDHGDPVWRALSSVYYMAFQPSTQSEESEAAQAEEQSSEDSNDYENVLPANLEGRDCEQGPGAWHHSDEGTQSYLAGKPDGVDYPAGSLATDLSSEEA